A genomic window from Streptomyces sp. WMMC940 includes:
- the dnaB gene encoding replicative DNA helicase: MSVPEPLDEPWTDIGPGDRLPVSRPRRGEGRGRGAREEQHERGRESVAWDDGSPGFERVPPQDLDAEQSVLGGMLLSKDAIADVVEIIKGHDFYRPAHETVYQAILDLYAKGEPADPITVAAELTKRGEITRVGGASYLHTLVQSVPTAANASYYAEIVHERAVLRRLVEAGTRITQMGYAADGDVDEIVNSAQAEIYAVTEQRTSEDYLPLGEIMEGALDEIEAIGSRSGEMTGVPTGFTDFDSLTNGLHPGQMIVIAARPAMGKSTLALDFARAASIKNNLPSVIFSLEMGRNEIAMRLLSAEARVALHHMRSGTMTDEDWTRLARRMPDVSQAPLYIDDSPNLSMMEIRAKCRRLKQRNDLKLVIIDYLQLMQSGGSKRAESRQQEVSDMSRNLKLLAKELEIPVIALSQLNRGPEQRTDKKPMVSDLRESGSIEQDADMVILLHREDAYEKESPRAGEADLIVAKHRNGPTATITVAFQGHYSRFVDMAQT; this comes from the coding sequence GTGAGCGTTCCCGAGCCCCTGGACGAGCCCTGGACCGACATCGGTCCGGGTGACCGTCTGCCCGTCTCCCGCCCCCGTCGAGGAGAGGGCCGGGGCCGCGGCGCCCGTGAGGAGCAGCACGAGCGCGGCAGGGAGAGCGTCGCCTGGGACGACGGCTCACCGGGCTTCGAGCGGGTTCCTCCGCAGGATCTCGATGCCGAGCAGTCCGTCCTCGGCGGCATGCTGCTGTCCAAGGACGCCATCGCGGACGTCGTCGAGATCATCAAGGGCCATGACTTCTACCGACCGGCGCACGAGACCGTCTACCAGGCGATCCTCGATCTCTACGCCAAGGGTGAGCCTGCCGACCCCATCACCGTCGCGGCCGAGCTGACCAAGCGCGGAGAGATCACTCGTGTCGGCGGGGCCTCCTATCTGCACACGCTCGTCCAGTCGGTGCCGACGGCCGCGAACGCCTCGTACTACGCGGAGATCGTGCACGAGCGTGCCGTGCTGCGGCGCCTGGTCGAGGCGGGTACGCGCATCACGCAGATGGGATACGCGGCCGACGGCGACGTCGACGAGATCGTGAACTCGGCGCAGGCGGAGATCTACGCGGTCACCGAGCAGCGCACCAGCGAGGACTACCTTCCGCTCGGCGAGATCATGGAGGGTGCGCTCGACGAGATCGAGGCGATCGGCTCGCGCAGCGGCGAGATGACGGGTGTCCCGACCGGGTTCACCGACTTCGACTCACTCACCAATGGTCTGCACCCCGGGCAGATGATCGTCATCGCCGCCCGTCCCGCGATGGGCAAGTCGACTCTCGCGCTCGATTTCGCACGAGCGGCATCGATCAAGAACAATCTACCCAGCGTGATCTTTTCCCTCGAGATGGGGCGGAACGAGATCGCGATGCGTCTGTTGTCCGCCGAGGCCCGCGTCGCCCTGCACCACATGCGCTCCGGCACGATGACGGACGAGGACTGGACCAGGCTCGCCCGCCGGATGCCCGATGTCTCCCAGGCGCCGCTCTACATCGACGACTCCCCGAATCTGTCGATGATGGAGATCCGCGCGAAGTGTCGGCGTCTCAAGCAGCGCAACGATCTGAAGCTCGTCATCATCGACTATCTGCAGCTGATGCAGTCAGGTGGCTCCAAACGGGCCGAGAGCCGTCAGCAAGAGGTCTCGGACATGTCCCGAAACCTCAAGCTGCTGGCCAAGGAGCTGGAGATCCCGGTGATCGCCCTCTCACAGCTGAACCGTGGTCCCGAGCAGCGTACGGACAAGAAGCCGATGGTCTCGGACCTGCGTGAGTCCGGCTCCATCGAGCAGGACGCGGACATGGTCATCCTGCTCCACCGCGAGGACGCGTACGAGAAGGAGTCGCCGCGCGCGGGCGAGGCCGACCTGATCGTGGCCAAGCACCGAAACGGTCCGACGGCGACCATCACGGTCGCCTTCCAGGGCCACTACTCGCGTTTCGTGGACATGGCCCAGACCTGA
- a CDS encoding alanine racemase produces the protein MALSLYVDTARWRAHQKSVIDQFPGLVPVCKGNGYGFGHERLAEEVTRFGADMLAVGTTYEAARIKDWFGGDLLVLTPFRRGEEPVPLPDRVIRSVSSVDGVHALVGARVVIECMSSMKRHGVSENDLHQLHAAIEDVRLEGFALHLPLDRTDGSDAVEEVIAWMDRLRSARLPLHTMFVSHLRADELARLQQQFPQTRFRARIGTRLWLGDHEATEYRGAVLDVTRVARGDRFGYRQQKAASDGWLVVVAGGTSHGVGLEAPKALHGVMPRAKGVARAGLATVNRNLSPFVWAGKQRWFAEPPHMQVSILFVPADSTEPKVGDELVAHLRHTTTQFDRLVDR, from the coding sequence ATGGCGCTCTCCCTCTACGTCGACACCGCGCGCTGGCGGGCGCACCAGAAGTCCGTGATCGACCAGTTCCCGGGACTCGTCCCGGTCTGCAAGGGCAACGGGTACGGGTTCGGTCACGAGCGCCTCGCCGAGGAAGTGACCCGCTTCGGGGCCGACATGCTCGCCGTGGGCACCACCTACGAGGCGGCGCGGATCAAGGACTGGTTCGGCGGCGACCTCCTCGTGCTCACGCCCTTCCGCCGCGGTGAGGAACCCGTGCCGCTGCCCGACCGGGTCATCCGCTCTGTCTCGTCCGTCGACGGGGTGCACGCCTTGGTCGGCGCGCGGGTCGTCATCGAGTGCATGAGCTCGATGAAGCGGCACGGCGTCTCCGAGAACGACCTGCACCAGCTGCACGCGGCGATCGAGGACGTGCGGCTGGAGGGCTTCGCCCTCCATCTGCCCCTGGACCGCACGGACGGCTCCGACGCGGTGGAGGAAGTCATCGCCTGGATGGACCGGCTGCGGAGCGCGCGGCTGCCGTTGCACACCATGTTCGTGAGCCACCTGCGGGCCGACGAACTCGCCCGGCTTCAGCAGCAGTTCCCGCAGACCCGATTCCGTGCGCGGATCGGCACACGACTGTGGCTCGGCGACCACGAGGCCACCGAGTACCGGGGGGCCGTCCTCGACGTGACCCGCGTCGCCAGGGGCGACCGCTTCGGGTACCGCCAGCAGAAGGCCGCCTCGGACGGCTGGCTGGTGGTCGTCGCCGGCGGCACGTCACACGGAGTGGGTCTGGAAGCTCCCAAGGCCCTCCACGGCGTCATGCCGCGCGCCAAGGGCGTCGCACGGGCCGGTCTGGCCACCGTCAACCGCAATCTGTCGCCGTTCGTCTGGGCGGGCAAGCAGCGGTGGTTCGCGGAACCGCCGCACATGCAGGTCTCGATCCTCTTCGTCCCGGCCGACTCGACGGAGCCGAAGGTCGGGGACGAGCTGGTCGCACACTTGCGCCATACGACCACCCAGTTCGACCGTCTGGTCGACCGCTAG
- the rpsF gene encoding 30S ribosomal protein S6, whose translation MRHYEVMVILDPDLEERAVSPLIENFLSVVREGNGKVEKVDTWGRRRLAYEIKKKPEGIYSVIDLQAEPAVVKELDRQMNLNESVLRTKVLRPETH comes from the coding sequence ATGCGTCACTACGAGGTGATGGTCATCCTCGACCCCGATCTCGAGGAGCGCGCTGTCTCCCCGCTGATCGAGAACTTCCTCTCCGTCGTCCGTGAGGGCAACGGAAAGGTCGAGAAGGTCGACACCTGGGGCCGTCGTCGTCTCGCTTACGAGATCAAGAAGAAGCCCGAGGGCATCTACTCGGTCATCGACCTGCAGGCCGAGCCTGCGGTCGTCAAGGAGCTCGACCGCCAGATGAACCTGAACGAGTCGGTCCTCCGGACCAAGGTCCTCCGTCCCGAGACCCACTGA
- a CDS encoding lipid II:glycine glycyltransferase FemX has translation MSLTLRTISREQHLAYVQSLPSASHCQVPAWADVKTEWRSENLGWFDKNGQLVGAGLVLYRQLPKIKRYLAYLPEGPVINWYAPNLDDWLQPMLAHLKDQGAFSVKMGPPVVIRRWEAPAIKAGIQDPDVKRLRDVEATHIEPRAFEVADRLRKMGWQQGEDGGAGFGDVQPRYVYQVPLANRSLDDVLKGFNQLWRRNIKKAEKAGVEVVQGGYEDLAEWQRLYEITAERDRFRPRPLSYFQRMWTVLNSEDPNRMRLYFARHNGVNLSAATMLVVGGHVWYSYGASDNIGREVRPSNAMQWRMLRDAYAMGATVYDLRGISDSLDESDHLFGLIQFKVGTGGEAVEYIGEWDFPLNKLLHKALDIYMSRR, from the coding sequence ATGAGCCTGACCTTGAGGACCATCAGCCGAGAGCAGCACCTGGCGTACGTCCAGAGCCTGCCTTCGGCGAGTCACTGCCAGGTCCCGGCATGGGCGGACGTCAAGACCGAGTGGCGCTCCGAGAACCTCGGATGGTTCGACAAGAACGGACAGCTCGTCGGCGCCGGCCTCGTGCTGTACCGCCAGCTTCCCAAGATCAAGCGCTACCTGGCCTATCTGCCCGAGGGTCCGGTGATCAACTGGTACGCGCCCAATCTGGACGACTGGCTGCAGCCGATGCTGGCGCACCTCAAGGACCAGGGCGCCTTCTCGGTGAAAATGGGTCCGCCGGTCGTGATCCGCCGCTGGGAGGCCCCGGCGATCAAGGCGGGTATCCAGGACCCGGACGTGAAGCGCCTGCGCGACGTGGAGGCGACGCACATCGAGCCCCGGGCCTTCGAGGTCGCGGACCGGCTCCGCAAGATGGGCTGGCAGCAGGGCGAGGACGGCGGCGCGGGCTTCGGCGACGTGCAGCCGCGGTACGTCTACCAGGTCCCGCTGGCCAACCGTTCCCTCGACGACGTGCTCAAGGGCTTCAACCAGCTGTGGCGCCGGAACATCAAGAAGGCCGAGAAGGCCGGCGTCGAGGTCGTCCAGGGCGGCTACGAGGACCTGGCGGAATGGCAGCGGCTCTACGAGATCACGGCCGAGCGCGACCGATTCCGCCCCCGCCCGCTCTCGTACTTCCAGCGCATGTGGACGGTCCTGAACTCCGAGGACCCCAATCGCATGCGGCTGTACTTCGCACGGCACAACGGGGTGAATCTGTCGGCGGCGACGATGCTCGTCGTCGGCGGCCACGTCTGGTACTCGTACGGCGCCTCCGACAACATCGGCCGCGAGGTCCGGCCGTCGAACGCGATGCAGTGGCGGATGCTGCGGGACGCCTACGCCATGGGCGCCACCGTCTACGACCTGCGCGGCATCAGCGACTCGCTCGACGAGTCGGACCACCTCTTCGGGCTGATCCAGTTCAAGGTCGGCACCGGCGGCGAGGCCGTCGAGTACATCGGCGAGTGGGACTTCCCGCTCAACAAGCTCCTGCACAAGGCTCTCGACATCTACATGTCGCGCCGCTGA
- a CDS encoding glycosyltransferase family 87 protein, with the protein MASPEKTMPQHDEARVSPTRRDEIAAAGSELIGGPLGRWARVGGSRLTPVKVVALVAIGMFALGMVQKIPCYDWAWFRGTSSQYTHACYSDIPHLFLGRGFSEGLVPYFDRLDGDMEYLEYPVLTGLFMQVAAWLTPSGGSIQHREQIYWMVNAGMLMICAAIIAVCVARTHRRRPWDGLLVALAPAFALTATINWDLLAVALTAAAMLMWSRGRALAFGILIGLATAAKLYPVLLLGPLLVLCWRAGRYREYGTALLGAAGAWLVVNLPVMLAAPEGWKKFYTFSQERQVDFGSFWLIITQRTGESIEVDTVNTYATALMLLACAGIAGLALTAPRRPRFAQLAFLVVAAFVLTNKVYSPQYVLWLIPLAALARPRWRDFLIWQACEVMYFLGIWMYLAYTTSGDKHQGLPPEGYQLAIALHLLGTLYLCAVVVRDVLMPERDVVRQDGSDDPSGGVLDRATDVFVLGQAAHPPRHAAHAVEGPRVEWGRTGPAAR; encoded by the coding sequence ATGGCGAGCCCGGAGAAGACGATGCCGCAGCACGACGAGGCGCGGGTCAGTCCCACGCGGAGGGACGAGATCGCGGCCGCCGGCAGTGAGCTGATCGGGGGCCCTCTCGGCCGCTGGGCGCGGGTCGGCGGCAGTCGGCTGACACCAGTGAAGGTCGTCGCCCTGGTCGCGATCGGGATGTTCGCGCTCGGCATGGTGCAGAAGATCCCCTGCTACGACTGGGCGTGGTTCCGGGGCACCAGCTCGCAGTACACGCACGCCTGTTACTCCGACATCCCGCATCTGTTCCTCGGACGAGGCTTCTCCGAGGGCCTGGTGCCGTACTTCGACCGGCTGGACGGCGACATGGAGTACCTCGAGTACCCCGTGCTGACCGGCTTGTTCATGCAGGTCGCCGCCTGGCTCACCCCGTCCGGCGGCTCCATCCAGCACCGCGAGCAGATCTACTGGATGGTCAACGCGGGCATGCTGATGATCTGCGCCGCGATCATCGCCGTGTGCGTCGCGCGGACCCATCGCCGCAGGCCGTGGGACGGACTGCTGGTGGCCCTGGCACCCGCGTTCGCCCTGACCGCCACCATCAACTGGGACCTGCTGGCGGTCGCCCTCACCGCGGCGGCGATGCTCATGTGGTCGCGCGGGCGGGCTCTGGCCTTCGGCATCCTCATCGGGCTCGCCACGGCCGCCAAGCTGTACCCGGTGCTCCTCCTGGGCCCCCTGCTGGTCCTGTGCTGGCGGGCCGGCAGGTACCGGGAGTACGGGACGGCGCTCCTCGGCGCTGCGGGGGCCTGGCTGGTGGTGAATCTGCCGGTGATGCTGGCGGCGCCCGAGGGGTGGAAGAAGTTCTACACGTTCAGTCAGGAGCGGCAGGTCGACTTCGGGTCCTTCTGGCTGATCATCACGCAGCGCACGGGCGAGTCGATCGAGGTCGACACGGTCAACACCTATGCCACGGCGCTCATGCTGCTGGCGTGCGCCGGGATCGCCGGGCTGGCCCTCACGGCTCCGCGCAGACCCCGGTTCGCGCAGCTCGCCTTCCTGGTCGTGGCGGCTTTCGTCCTGACCAACAAGGTCTACTCACCGCAGTACGTGCTCTGGCTGATCCCCCTCGCCGCGCTGGCCAGGCCGCGCTGGCGGGACTTCCTGATCTGGCAGGCCTGCGAGGTCATGTACTTCCTGGGCATCTGGATGTACCTCGCGTACACGACGAGCGGGGACAAGCACCAGGGTCTGCCACCGGAGGGCTACCAGCTGGCGATCGCCCTGCACCTGCTGGGAACGCTCTACCTGTGCGCCGTGGTCGTGCGGGACGTCCTCATGCCCGAGCGTGACGTGGTGCGGCAGGACGGTTCGGACGATCCGTCCGGTGGTGTCCTGGACAGGGCGACGGACGTCTTCGTGCTCGGCCAGGCAGCCCATCCGCCGCGGCATGCGGCACACGCGGTGGAGGGCCCGCGGGTGGAATGGGGCAGGACCGGCCCGGCGGCCCGCTGA
- a CDS encoding transglycosylase domain-containing protein, whose amino-acid sequence MSEHRRKPPQPEGGGRAAARRAAQQSPTGRRAARGASTSSPSAPHGEEQPYEGRAAARRAAQRGGGGRRRASEAGGAGIGGHGGGRRGGGGPGGPGRGRGGDPGKKRLIDYPRRDKYGWRRWVPSWKLVAGLCLAFLGSLMTAGTIAYAVVGIPEQDKAAKAQNNVYYWADGSQMAATGGEVNRQIISIDNIPTHMQNAVISAENKTFETDKGIDPMGIGRAVVNMAKGGQTQGGSTITQQFVKNAMLGDQSQTLSRKVKELFISMKVGTEVDKPKIMEGYLNTSYYGRGAYGIQAAARTYYGKNAKDLTASQCAFLASLLKGATYYDPAGATEIDPKATPKANTERATKRWMWILGEMRKDKRLTDAEYTEAVKVFPKPQKPKKDAQLGGQTGYLVDLAKAYFINNNDQDITAEELAKGGYEIHTTFDKKKVDKLTKAVEAVRKKNIDAKKRPETDTHVQFGGASVNPKTGAIVAIYGGEDATKHFTNNADKTGAQVGSTFKPFVLAAAMRDGVRDPNSGPVQGPEERTIVDPDKSRYNGVNKLKIKQYNGSVWRNENGEEWLQRNDGDESYKDISLREAMIHSANSPFVQLGMDVGIDKVREAAMDAGLREDSLVESDVPSFSIGISDPSAIRMAGAYATFAADGEQREPYSVKEVEHRGKVIFKHEDKSERKFSSAVASNVTDVLRDVVEDPDGTGRNARLPGRDVAGKTGTTDGNKSAWFVGYTPQLATAIDMYRMDDNAENKNRKFLEMFGTGGQQKIHGSSFPSEIWHDYMEDALKGTEVERFSEPEPLDADAVYGGGLTSPEPTPSETPSQTPSETPSETPSETPSKSPKPSKSCDRFDWTCDPTAGQDGDPSNGGTDTGTTDGGVTDGGVTTSPSPSDGGNGNGTQGNGSDGGWLGGPEG is encoded by the coding sequence ATGAGCGAGCACCGTCGCAAACCGCCGCAGCCCGAGGGCGGCGGACGTGCCGCGGCCCGACGCGCCGCCCAGCAGTCTCCGACCGGCCGCCGCGCGGCCCGGGGCGCAAGCACCAGCTCCCCCTCCGCGCCGCACGGAGAAGAACAACCGTACGAGGGCCGCGCTGCCGCCCGTCGCGCCGCCCAGCGTGGTGGGGGCGGCCGCAGAAGGGCCTCGGAGGCCGGCGGCGCCGGGATCGGCGGACACGGTGGTGGCCGCCGCGGTGGCGGCGGTCCGGGAGGACCGGGGCGCGGCCGGGGCGGCGACCCCGGGAAGAAGCGGCTGATCGACTACCCGCGCCGCGACAAGTACGGCTGGCGCCGCTGGGTGCCGTCGTGGAAGCTCGTGGCCGGCCTCTGCCTCGCTTTCCTCGGCAGCCTGATGACCGCCGGCACCATCGCGTACGCGGTGGTGGGCATTCCCGAGCAGGACAAGGCCGCCAAGGCGCAGAACAACGTCTACTACTGGGCCGACGGGTCGCAGATGGCCGCGACGGGCGGTGAGGTCAACCGTCAGATCATCTCGATCGACAACATCCCCACCCACATGCAGAACGCGGTGATCTCGGCCGAGAACAAGACCTTCGAGACCGACAAGGGCATCGACCCGATGGGTATCGGCCGTGCCGTGGTCAACATGGCGAAGGGCGGCCAGACCCAGGGTGGCTCGACCATCACCCAGCAGTTCGTGAAGAACGCCATGCTCGGCGACCAGTCCCAGACCTTGAGCCGCAAGGTCAAGGAGCTCTTCATCTCCATGAAGGTCGGGACCGAGGTCGACAAGCCCAAGATCATGGAGGGGTACCTCAACACGTCGTACTACGGCAGGGGCGCCTACGGGATCCAGGCCGCCGCCCGCACCTACTACGGCAAGAACGCGAAGGACCTCACCGCGAGCCAGTGCGCCTTCCTCGCCTCGCTCCTCAAGGGCGCGACGTACTACGATCCCGCCGGCGCGACGGAGATCGACCCCAAGGCCACGCCGAAGGCCAACACCGAGCGCGCCACCAAGCGCTGGATGTGGATCCTCGGCGAGATGCGCAAGGACAAGCGTCTGACGGACGCGGAGTACACGGAAGCCGTCAAGGTCTTCCCGAAGCCCCAGAAGCCGAAGAAGGACGCGCAGCTCGGCGGTCAGACCGGTTACCTGGTCGACCTCGCCAAGGCCTACTTCATCAACAACAACGACCAGGACATCACCGCCGAAGAACTCGCCAAGGGCGGCTACGAGATCCACACGACCTTCGACAAGAAGAAGGTCGACAAGCTGACCAAGGCCGTCGAGGCCGTCCGCAAGAAGAACATCGACGCGAAGAAGCGCCCGGAGACGGACACCCACGTCCAGTTCGGCGGCGCCTCCGTGAACCCGAAGACCGGCGCGATCGTCGCCATCTACGGCGGTGAGGACGCGACCAAGCACTTCACCAACAACGCGGACAAGACCGGGGCCCAGGTCGGCTCGACCTTCAAGCCCTTCGTGCTCGCCGCGGCCATGCGGGACGGTGTGCGCGACCCCAACTCCGGACCCGTCCAGGGCCCGGAGGAGCGCACGATCGTCGACCCGGACAAGAGCCGGTACAACGGCGTCAACAAGCTCAAGATCAAGCAGTACAACGGCAGCGTGTGGCGGAACGAGAACGGCGAGGAGTGGCTGCAGCGCAACGACGGTGACGAGTCCTACAAGGACATCAGCCTCCGCGAAGCGATGATCCACTCCGCCAACTCGCCCTTCGTCCAGCTGGGCATGGACGTGGGCATCGACAAGGTGCGCGAGGCGGCGATGGACGCCGGGCTGCGCGAGGACTCGCTGGTCGAGTCCGACGTCCCCTCCTTCTCGATCGGCATCTCCGACCCCAGCGCGATCCGCATGGCCGGCGCGTACGCCACCTTCGCCGCCGACGGCGAGCAGCGCGAGCCGTACTCGGTGAAGGAGGTGGAGCACCGCGGCAAGGTGATCTTCAAGCACGAGGACAAGTCGGAGCGGAAGTTCTCCTCGGCCGTCGCCAGCAACGTCACCGACGTGCTGCGGGACGTCGTAGAGGACCCCGACGGCACGGGCCGCAACGCCCGTCTCCCGGGTCGTGACGTCGCCGGCAAGACCGGTACCACCGACGGCAACAAGTCGGCGTGGTTCGTCGGCTACACGCCGCAGCTGGCGACCGCCATCGACATGTACCGGATGGACGACAACGCGGAGAACAAGAACCGCAAGTTCCTGGAGATGTTCGGAACGGGCGGTCAGCAGAAGATCCACGGTTCGTCGTTCCCGTCCGAGATCTGGCACGACTACATGGAGGACGCGCTCAAGGGCACCGAGGTCGAGCGGTTCTCCGAGCCCGAGCCCCTCGACGCCGACGCCGTCTACGGCGGCGGGCTCACCAGCCCCGAGCCGACCCCGTCCGAGACCCCGTCCCAGACGCCCTCCGAGACGCCGTCGGAGACGCCCTCCGAGACCCCGTCCAAGTCCCCGAAGCCCTCGAAGTCCTGCGACCGGTTCGACTGGACCTGTGACCCGACCGCCGGGCAGGACGGTGATCCGAGCAACGGCGGGACCGACACGGGCACCACGGACGGCGGCGTGACGGACGGTGGTGTGACCACCAGCCCGTCACCGTCGGACGGCGGCAACGGCAACGGCACGCAAGGCAACGGGAGCGACGGCGGCTGGCTGGGAGGGCCGGAGGGCTGA
- the rpsR gene encoding 30S ribosomal protein S18, translating to MAKPPVRKPKKKVCAFCKDKVTYVDYKDTNMLRKFISDRGKIRARRVTGNCTQHQRDVATAVKNSREMALLPYTSTAR from the coding sequence ATGGCGAAGCCGCCTGTGCGCAAGCCGAAGAAGAAGGTCTGCGCTTTCTGCAAGGACAAGGTCACGTACGTGGACTACAAGGACACGAACATGCTGCGGAAGTTCATTTCCGACCGCGGCAAGATCCGTGCCCGCCGCGTGACCGGCAACTGCACGCAGCACCAGCGTGACGTCGCCACGGCCGTCAAGAACAGCCGTGAGATGGCGCTGCTGCCCTACACGTCCACCGCGCGCTAA
- the rplI gene encoding 50S ribosomal protein L9: MKIILTHEVSGLGAAGDVVDVKDGYARNYLVPRGFAIRWTKGGEKDVEQIRRARKIHEIATIEQANEIKARLEGVKVRLAVRSGDAGRLFGSVTPADIASAIKSAGGPEVDKRRVELGSPIKTLGSHQVSVRLHPEVAAKLGVEVVAA, translated from the coding sequence ATGAAGATCATCCTTACCCACGAGGTGTCCGGTCTCGGCGCTGCCGGCGACGTCGTCGACGTCAAGGACGGCTACGCTCGCAACTACCTGGTCCCGCGCGGTTTCGCGATCCGCTGGACCAAGGGTGGCGAGAAGGACGTCGAGCAGATCCGCCGCGCCCGCAAGATCCACGAGATCGCGACCATCGAGCAGGCCAACGAGATCAAGGCCCGTCTCGAGGGCGTGAAGGTGCGTCTGGCCGTTCGGTCCGGCGACGCCGGCCGCCTGTTCGGCTCCGTCACCCCGGCTGACATCGCTTCGGCGATCAAGTCCGCCGGTGGTCCGGAGGTCGACAAGCGCCGTGTCGAGCTCGGTTCGCCGATCAAGACCCTGGGCTCGCACCAGGTGTCCGTGCGTCTGCACCCCGAGGTCGCCGCGAAGCTCGGCGTCGAGGTCGTCGCCGCCTGA
- a CDS encoding single-stranded DNA-binding protein — MAGETVITVVGNLVDDPELRFTPSGAAVAKFRVASTPRTFDRQTNEWKDGESLFLTCSVWRQAAENVAESLQRGMRVVVQGRLKQRSYEDREGVKRTVFELDVEEVGPSLKNATAKVTKTTGRGGQGGYGGGQQQGGGWGGGPGGGQQQGGGGTPADDPWVSSAPAGGQQQQGGGGGWGGGSGGGYSDEPPF; from the coding sequence ATGGCAGGCGAGACCGTCATCACGGTCGTCGGCAATCTCGTCGACGACCCCGAGCTGCGCTTCACCCCGTCCGGTGCGGCGGTCGCGAAGTTCCGTGTCGCGTCCACCCCCCGCACCTTCGACCGCCAGACCAACGAGTGGAAGGACGGCGAGAGCCTCTTCCTCACTTGCTCGGTCTGGCGTCAGGCGGCGGAGAACGTCGCCGAGTCGCTCCAGCGAGGCATGCGCGTGGTCGTGCAGGGCCGGCTGAAGCAGCGGTCCTACGAGGACCGTGAGGGAGTCAAGCGCACGGTCTTCGAGCTGGATGTCGAGGAAGTCGGCCCCAGTCTCAAGAACGCCACGGCCAAGGTCACCAAGACCACCGGCCGCGGTGGCCAGGGCGGCTACGGCGGTGGCCAGCAGCAGGGCGGCGGCTGGGGCGGCGGCCCCGGCGGTGGCCAGCAGCAGGGCGGCGGCGGTACTCCCGCCGACGACCCCTGGGTCAGCAGCGCGCCGGCCGGCGGTCAGCAGCAGCAGGGCGGCGGTGGCGGCTGGGGCGGAGGCTCCGGCGGCGGCTACTCGGACGAGCCTCCTTTCTAG